Proteins from one Thaumasiovibrio subtropicus genomic window:
- a CDS encoding 3-phenylpropionate MFS transporter: MLSRTPYGWTSQYLFGYFFSYGVYLPFWAIWLSYMGMSPSEVGLITGAGFVTRALCNLLVTPKIHRPEQMFPALRWVTWGSVAIMALHLVVGNNFWVLALATVGFNFLSAPIMPLSDSVANHYQSRQLLDYGRTRLWGSIAFVVGTWVVGRATDSFGESTIPYLALAGLAMAAILCECPPKQMPVGEDKVSERPNLWQMLKRRDVQVFLLVTALLQGSHAAYYTFGSIHWRSFGISDSTISNLWSVSVVAEIMIFLVGKNLFTHWSVTNMMRLAAVGAMVRWTILGTSSDLYLLAFMQALHCITFAVAHLGAIKFIQQQAESERIAWQSLYNAIPLGLIMGGLTFASGKLYELYNAQLFLAMVAFVVPVFLFNVVPIKQKSDGRSQSDVAEEGNH, from the coding sequence ATGCTTTCTCGTACACCATATGGGTGGACTTCCCAGTACCTTTTTGGCTATTTCTTTTCTTATGGCGTCTATTTGCCCTTCTGGGCTATTTGGCTCTCTTATATGGGCATGTCCCCCTCGGAAGTTGGCCTAATTACGGGGGCCGGGTTTGTGACGCGTGCTTTGTGTAACCTTCTTGTCACACCCAAGATCCACCGCCCGGAACAGATGTTTCCAGCACTGCGCTGGGTGACGTGGGGTAGCGTTGCCATCATGGCGCTGCATCTTGTGGTGGGAAACAATTTTTGGGTGTTGGCACTGGCAACGGTGGGCTTCAACTTTTTGAGTGCACCTATTATGCCGCTATCCGATTCTGTCGCTAACCATTACCAGTCGCGCCAGTTGTTAGACTATGGTCGTACCCGATTATGGGGCTCTATCGCATTCGTTGTTGGCACTTGGGTTGTCGGGCGTGCAACTGATAGCTTTGGCGAGAGTACCATTCCGTACTTAGCGTTGGCGGGACTGGCGATGGCGGCGATCCTTTGTGAATGTCCGCCCAAGCAGATGCCTGTTGGCGAAGATAAAGTGTCTGAGCGACCAAACTTATGGCAGATGCTTAAACGTCGCGACGTACAGGTATTTTTGCTGGTGACAGCCCTATTACAAGGCAGCCATGCCGCTTACTATACCTTCGGCTCGATTCACTGGCGCTCCTTTGGGATTAGCGACAGTACGATCAGCAATCTTTGGTCGGTGAGTGTAGTTGCAGAAATCATGATCTTCTTGGTGGGTAAAAATCTCTTTACTCATTGGAGCGTGACCAACATGATGCGCCTGGCTGCTGTTGGGGCGATGGTACGTTGGACAATTCTAGGTACGTCGAGCGATCTTTATCTATTGGCCTTTATGCAGGCGCTGCACTGTATTACGTTTGCCGTTGCGCATTTAGGTGCTATTAAGTTCATTCAACAGCAGGCGGAATCAGAACGTATTGCGTGGCAATCACTTTACAATGCGATTCCTCTCGGCTTGATCATGGGGGGGTTAACCTTCGCGTCGGGCAAGCTTTACGAGCTCTATAATGCGCAGTTGTTTTTGGCGATGGTGGCGTTTGTTGTGCCAGTGTTTTTGTTTAACGTCGTGCCAATAAAGCAAAAAAGCGATGGCAGATCTCAATCTGACGTTGCAGAAGAGGGGAATCACTAG
- a CDS encoding DUF294 nucleotidyltransferase-like domain-containing protein: protein MPEKFDTSLPPFDRLTASQQTQLRHALDVAYYREGDIIVRAGDACHSLFIIIKGVVEEQDAANQELYSHYTQDDIFDVRAQFESQSKHHYVALEDTLCYLLSNDTFLSLYHANKAFAGYFDTNLANRNQLLETAHQQQNLAEFILTRIDDAHIQPCIVLDAQTSLYDATLTMQERNIDCAFIEMPTEATDTIGIITRTDLLHATLLDKQAPESAVHGIATAPVISVNKGDYLFNATIAMTRQKVKRVLVLDQGCIAGMLDLTQVLSLFSTHSHVLTLRIARAEDIESLAQAAHSQPKLIETLLNNGIHTRFVMELIAAVNEQIIEKAFQLVVPLEMQSRCCLIVMGSEGRGEQILKTDQDNALILADDLDWPDCADVMARFSETLLQLGYPPCPGSVMVNNPHWVKTQTQWQNHILQHKRKGTEESLMSLAMLADAHPIAGQKGLFQPIAQCLHDAMHEQQLLLATFVRPAMQFNVPLTLFGKLKKSKAGLDIKKGGIFPIVHGVRTIALEAGIEVNNTFARLNALEKQRFLEPETVANLSEALKLFIKLRLREQLTHPETGTSIHTEALNRTERDLLRHSLHVVKKFQQWLGFHYQLRE, encoded by the coding sequence ATGCCAGAAAAATTTGATACCAGCTTACCGCCTTTTGACCGCCTCACCGCGTCGCAGCAAACACAACTGCGGCATGCGCTTGATGTCGCTTACTACCGAGAAGGGGACATCATTGTTCGAGCGGGAGACGCATGCCACTCACTCTTTATTATCATTAAAGGGGTGGTTGAAGAACAAGATGCTGCGAATCAAGAACTCTACAGTCATTACACCCAAGACGATATCTTTGATGTGCGTGCGCAATTTGAGTCTCAAAGCAAACATCACTATGTCGCCCTTGAAGACACGCTCTGTTACCTACTCAGTAACGACACGTTTTTGTCTTTGTATCACGCCAACAAAGCCTTTGCGGGCTATTTCGATACCAACCTCGCCAATCGCAACCAACTGCTAGAAACGGCACATCAACAACAAAATTTGGCCGAGTTTATTTTAACTCGCATTGATGATGCGCATATTCAGCCTTGTATTGTGCTGGATGCTCAAACGTCACTCTATGATGCGACGTTAACAATGCAAGAACGTAACATCGACTGCGCGTTCATTGAAATGCCCACCGAGGCGACCGATACCATTGGCATTATTACGCGGACGGATCTCCTCCACGCAACACTGCTCGACAAGCAAGCCCCAGAAAGTGCCGTGCACGGTATCGCGACAGCCCCGGTGATAAGCGTCAATAAAGGCGACTACCTGTTTAACGCGACCATTGCAATGACACGACAAAAGGTCAAACGGGTATTGGTGCTCGATCAAGGGTGCATCGCTGGCATGCTTGATCTCACCCAAGTGTTGAGTCTATTCTCAACCCACTCGCACGTTTTGACGCTGCGCATTGCCCGCGCCGAAGACATTGAATCTCTCGCGCAGGCGGCGCATAGCCAGCCTAAGCTAATAGAAACCTTGCTCAACAATGGCATTCACACTCGCTTTGTGATGGAACTGATCGCGGCGGTCAATGAACAGATCATTGAGAAAGCCTTCCAGCTCGTGGTACCGCTAGAGATGCAGTCCCGTTGCTGCCTTATCGTGATGGGGTCTGAAGGGCGAGGCGAGCAAATACTGAAAACGGATCAAGATAACGCCCTGATCCTTGCTGATGATCTTGACTGGCCAGACTGCGCAGATGTCATGGCAAGATTCTCTGAAACCTTATTGCAGCTTGGTTACCCCCCTTGCCCCGGCAGTGTCATGGTCAACAACCCGCACTGGGTGAAAACACAAACACAATGGCAAAACCACATTTTGCAGCATAAACGCAAAGGCACAGAAGAGAGCCTGATGTCGTTGGCGATGCTAGCAGATGCGCATCCAATCGCAGGCCAAAAAGGGCTGTTTCAACCAATTGCACAATGCCTGCATGATGCGATGCACGAACAGCAACTGTTACTCGCAACCTTTGTCCGCCCCGCTATGCAGTTCAATGTACCGCTAACCTTATTTGGCAAACTGAAGAAAAGCAAAGCGGGTTTAGATATTAAAAAAGGGGGGATCTTCCCCATCGTTCATGGGGTCCGCACCATTGCACTCGAGGCCGGTATTGAAGTCAACAACACCTTTGCGCGCCTCAATGCACTGGAAAAACAACGTTTTTTAGAACCGGAGACGGTCGCTAACCTCAGTGAAGCGCTGAAGCTCTTTATCAAACTGCGCTTACGAGAGCAGCTAACGCATCCAGAGACAGGAACCAGCATCCATACCGAAGCATTAAACCGCACAGAGCGGGATTTACTGCGCCATAGTTTACATGTGGTCAAAAAGTTTCAGCAGTGGCTTGGCTTCCACTATCAACTTCGTGAGTAA
- a CDS encoding 3'-5' exonuclease: protein MNILQRLWYRHQLKETDYAALFERYQGSELVSLDCETTSLNPDSAELVTIAATKIHANRVLTSQSLSLTLRPPGSLDAGSVTIHRLRHQDLHQGQDIEDALTQLLDFIGNRPLVGYHIQYDKQILDRYFQRYFGFPLPNKIVEVSFLYQERLERMLPNAYCDLSLDSMSKQLNLPLPDRHDAMEDAIAAALIYVRLKHGGMPSIQSQ, encoded by the coding sequence ATGAATATATTGCAGCGATTATGGTATCGACACCAACTCAAAGAGACTGACTATGCAGCGCTTTTCGAACGCTATCAAGGCAGTGAACTGGTTTCCCTCGACTGCGAAACCACCAGTCTAAATCCCGATAGTGCCGAGCTCGTCACCATCGCTGCAACGAAAATTCATGCAAACCGCGTCCTCACCAGCCAATCGCTCAGCCTCACGTTGAGACCGCCGGGGAGTCTTGATGCTGGGTCTGTCACCATACATCGCTTGCGCCACCAAGATTTACATCAAGGCCAAGACATTGAAGACGCCTTAACACAACTGCTCGACTTCATTGGCAATCGGCCTCTGGTGGGATACCACATCCAATATGACAAACAGATTCTTGATCGCTACTTCCAGCGCTACTTCGGGTTTCCCTTGCCTAACAAAATTGTTGAGGTGAGTTTTCTCTACCAAGAACGGCTTGAGCGAATGTTGCCCAATGCCTACTGCGATTTGAGCTTAGACAGCATGAGTAAACAGCTAAATTTACCGCTACCCGACCGTCATGATGCGATGGAAGACGCGATTGCCGCGGCCCTTATCTACGTTCGTCTAAAGCACGGTGGAATGCCTTCAATTCAAAGCCAATAA
- the acs gene encoding acetate--CoA ligase, with amino-acid sequence MSEGHIYPVQPAIAANAHVDDAKYREMYQQSVVNPEGFWREHGQIVDWMTPFTKVKSTSFDTGHVSIKWFEDGELNVSVNCIDRHLEERGDQVAIIWEGDDPADDATLTYNELHEQVCQFANALKSQGVRKGDVVCLYMPMVAEAAIAMLACTRIGAVHTIVFGGFSPEALAGRIIDSDAKIVVTADEGIRGGRAVPLKKNVDEALTNPDVKTIEKVVVFKRTGGDVEWHSHRDVWWHEATAVASTSCAPEPMNAEDPLFILYTSGSTGKPKGVMHTTGGYLVYATMTFKYVFDYQEGDVYWCTADVGWITGHSYLVYGPLSNGATTILFEGVPNYPDVNRMSQVVDKHQVSILYTAPTAIRALMAKGDEAVKETSRSSLRIMGSVGEPINPEAWEWYHRTIGDERCPIVDTWWQTETGGILITPLPGATALKPGSATRPFFGVQPALVDNMGNLLEGATDGNLVILDSWPGQMRTVYGDHDRFEQTYFSTFKGMYFTGDGARRDEDGYFWITGRVDDVLNVSGHRMGTAEIESALVAFDKIAEAAIVGVPHDIKGQAIYAYITLNAGEVPSAELHKEVKEWVRKEIGPIATPDFLHWTDALPKTRSGKIMRRILRKIATGDTSNLGDTSTLADPSVVDKLIAEKQQLL; translated from the coding sequence ATGAGCGAAGGTCATATCTACCCAGTACAACCTGCGATTGCTGCAAATGCCCATGTCGATGATGCAAAATATCGTGAGATGTACCAACAGTCTGTGGTCAACCCAGAAGGGTTTTGGCGTGAACACGGACAGATTGTCGACTGGATGACCCCCTTCACCAAAGTCAAATCAACCTCATTCGATACCGGCCATGTCAGCATTAAATGGTTTGAAGATGGCGAACTGAATGTCTCTGTTAACTGTATCGACCGACATCTAGAAGAGCGTGGCGACCAAGTAGCCATCATCTGGGAAGGCGATGACCCAGCAGATGACGCAACCCTCACTTACAACGAGCTTCACGAGCAAGTTTGTCAATTTGCGAACGCGCTAAAAAGCCAAGGGGTTCGCAAAGGCGATGTGGTTTGCCTTTACATGCCTATGGTTGCTGAAGCGGCGATTGCTATGCTGGCTTGTACGCGTATTGGCGCGGTTCACACCATTGTATTCGGTGGTTTCTCACCAGAAGCGCTGGCAGGTCGTATTATCGACTCCGACGCCAAAATCGTTGTGACCGCTGACGAAGGTATTCGAGGCGGGCGCGCTGTGCCGCTGAAGAAAAATGTCGATGAGGCATTGACCAACCCGGACGTTAAAACGATTGAAAAAGTCGTGGTATTTAAACGTACAGGCGGCGACGTGGAATGGCATAGCCATCGTGATGTTTGGTGGCACGAAGCAACGGCGGTTGCATCAACAAGTTGTGCACCAGAGCCCATGAATGCCGAAGACCCCTTATTCATTCTCTATACTTCCGGCTCAACAGGTAAGCCGAAAGGTGTAATGCACACCACTGGGGGATACCTTGTTTACGCGACCATGACCTTTAAGTATGTCTTTGACTACCAAGAAGGCGATGTTTACTGGTGTACTGCCGATGTGGGTTGGATCACTGGCCACAGCTACCTTGTATATGGCCCGCTTTCAAATGGTGCAACGACCATTCTCTTTGAGGGTGTACCGAATTACCCAGACGTCAATCGCATGAGTCAGGTGGTCGATAAACACCAAGTTTCGATTCTCTACACGGCGCCAACCGCTATCCGCGCCTTGATGGCGAAGGGCGACGAAGCGGTCAAAGAGACATCACGCAGCTCGCTTCGCATCATGGGCTCTGTGGGTGAACCTATTAACCCTGAAGCATGGGAATGGTACCACCGTACGATTGGGGACGAACGCTGCCCGATTGTTGATACGTGGTGGCAAACAGAAACGGGCGGTATTCTTATTACTCCTCTGCCAGGCGCTACAGCCTTGAAACCCGGCTCTGCAACACGCCCATTCTTTGGTGTTCAACCTGCACTGGTCGATAACATGGGTAATCTACTAGAGGGCGCCACCGATGGTAACCTCGTCATTCTAGATTCATGGCCGGGACAGATGCGAACCGTTTATGGTGACCACGACCGCTTCGAGCAAACCTACTTCTCAACCTTTAAAGGCATGTACTTTACGGGTGACGGTGCACGTCGCGACGAAGATGGTTACTTCTGGATTACGGGCCGTGTTGATGACGTCCTTAACGTCTCTGGTCACCGCATGGGTACTGCAGAGATTGAGTCCGCGCTGGTCGCGTTCGATAAAATTGCAGAAGCCGCCATTGTCGGTGTGCCACACGATATTAAAGGTCAGGCTATCTACGCTTACATCACGCTAAATGCTGGCGAAGTCCCGAGTGCTGAGCTTCATAAAGAAGTCAAAGAATGGGTTCGTAAAGAAATCGGCCCTATCGCGACACCTGACTTTTTGCATTGGACTGATGCATTGCCTAAGACGCGTTCAGGCAAAATCATGCGTCGCATCTTGCGTAAGATTGCCACAGGTGACACAAGCAACTTAGGTGATACTTCAACGCTCGCCGACCCAAGTGTTGTCGATAAACTCATTGCAGAGAAGCAACAGCTGCTATAA
- the aroQ gene encoding type II 3-dehydroquinate dehydratase encodes MTANKRILLLNGPNLNLLGLREPGHYGSDTLASIVSRLTEQAAHAGYTLDHLQSNAEHALIDAIHQAHGKVDFILINPAAFTHTSVAIRDALLGVAIPFIEVHLSNVHAREPFRHHSYLSDVAKGVICGLGAQGYEFALQAAVRHLDTTNN; translated from the coding sequence ATGACAGCAAATAAGCGCATTTTACTTCTGAATGGACCAAATCTTAACTTGCTCGGTCTACGAGAGCCCGGCCACTACGGCAGTGACACCTTAGCGAGCATAGTAAGTCGATTAACAGAGCAAGCAGCTCACGCTGGTTACACACTGGATCACCTTCAGTCGAATGCAGAGCACGCGCTTATTGATGCGATCCACCAAGCCCATGGCAAGGTCGATTTTATTCTGATTAACCCAGCAGCGTTCACTCATACCAGCGTTGCGATTCGTGATGCCTTGTTGGGTGTCGCCATTCCATTTATTGAAGTGCACCTGTCTAATGTGCACGCTCGCGAGCCATTCCGCCATCACTCCTACCTCTCTGATGTAGCGAAGGGGGTGATATGTGGCTTAGGGGCGCAAGGCTATGAATTTGCGTTGCAGGCGGCGGTACGCCACCTCGACACAACCAACAATTAA
- the accB gene encoding acetyl-CoA carboxylase biotin carboxyl carrier protein — protein MDIRKIKKLIELVEESGISELEISEGEESVRISRTSNVVAAAAPVQYAAAPAPVAAPAVEAAPAVATEAPAAEVVSGHQVLSPMVGTFYRAPSPDASSFVEIGSQVNVGDTLCIVEAMKMMNQIEADKAGVVKAILATDGDAIEFDQPLFVIE, from the coding sequence ATGGACATTCGTAAAATCAAGAAGCTGATTGAACTGGTTGAGGAATCAGGCATTTCTGAGCTAGAAATTTCTGAAGGTGAAGAGTCAGTACGCATTAGCCGTACCTCTAACGTTGTCGCAGCAGCGGCACCTGTTCAATACGCAGCAGCACCAGCGCCAGTTGCAGCGCCTGCCGTCGAAGCCGCACCTGCGGTAGCCACAGAGGCACCCGCTGCTGAAGTCGTATCGGGCCATCAAGTCCTTTCACCAATGGTAGGTACTTTCTACCGTGCACCAAGCCCAGACGCGAGCTCATTTGTCGAGATTGGTTCGCAAGTAAATGTGGGTGATACGCTATGTATCGTTGAAGCAATGAAGATGATGAACCAAATCGAAGCAGACAAAGCGGGTGTGGTGAAAGCGATTCTTGCAACAGACGGCGACGCGATTGAATTTGATCAACCACTGTTTGTGATTGAATAA
- the accC gene encoding acetyl-CoA carboxylase biotin carboxylase subunit — translation MLDKLVIANRGEIALRILRACKELGIKTVAVHSTADRDLKHVLLADEAICIGPASGLESYLNIPRIIAAAEITGAVAIHPGYGFLSENADFAEQVERSGFIFVGPKADTIRMMGDKVSAITAMKKAGVPCVPGSDGPLDNDESKNKAHAKRIGYPVIIKASGGGGGRGMRVVRSEQELVEAIAMTRAEAKAAFNNDMVYMEKFLENPRHVEVQVIADGQGGAIHLGERDCSMQRRHQKVVEEAPAPGITEEMRKYIGERCTRACLEIGYRGAGTFEFLYENGEFYFIEMNTRIQVEHPVTEMVTGVDLIKEQLRVAAGQPLSFTQDDIQIRGHAVECRINAEDPERFLPCPGKIERFHAPGGMGVRWESHIYTGYTVPPHYDSMIGKLICFGENRDVAISRMKNALSEMIIDGIKTNIPLQLEIMKDENFQHGGANIHYLEKKLGLS, via the coding sequence ATGTTAGATAAATTAGTCATCGCGAACCGAGGTGAGATTGCGCTGCGGATTTTGCGTGCCTGTAAAGAACTAGGCATCAAAACTGTCGCTGTACACTCTACGGCTGACCGCGACTTAAAACACGTATTACTTGCCGATGAAGCGATCTGTATTGGTCCGGCAAGTGGTCTAGAAAGCTACTTAAACATTCCACGTATTATTGCTGCAGCAGAAATCACGGGCGCAGTCGCGATTCACCCGGGTTACGGCTTCCTTTCAGAGAATGCCGACTTTGCTGAGCAAGTTGAACGCTCTGGCTTTATCTTCGTCGGCCCTAAAGCCGATACGATCCGCATGATGGGTGACAAAGTGTCTGCCATCACTGCAATGAAAAAAGCGGGCGTCCCTTGTGTACCAGGCTCTGATGGTCCACTTGATAACGACGAGTCGAAAAACAAAGCCCATGCGAAACGCATCGGCTACCCCGTGATCATCAAAGCATCAGGTGGTGGTGGTGGTCGTGGTATGCGTGTCGTGCGTAGCGAACAAGAGCTGGTTGAAGCTATCGCGATGACCCGAGCTGAAGCAAAAGCGGCCTTCAACAACGATATGGTTTACATGGAGAAATTCCTAGAAAACCCACGTCACGTTGAAGTTCAAGTGATTGCTGACGGCCAAGGTGGTGCGATTCACCTAGGTGAGCGTGACTGCTCAATGCAACGTCGTCACCAGAAGGTCGTTGAAGAAGCGCCAGCGCCGGGCATCACAGAAGAGATGCGCAAGTACATTGGCGAACGTTGTACCCGAGCATGTCTAGAAATCGGCTATCGTGGTGCAGGTACGTTTGAGTTCTTGTATGAAAACGGCGAGTTCTACTTTATCGAAATGAACACCCGTATTCAGGTTGAGCACCCAGTTACTGAAATGGTGACTGGCGTTGACTTAATCAAAGAGCAACTGCGTGTCGCTGCAGGACAACCGCTTTCGTTCACCCAAGATGATATCCAAATCCGCGGTCATGCGGTTGAATGTCGTATCAATGCTGAAGATCCTGAGCGATTCCTACCTTGTCCGGGTAAAATCGAGCGTTTCCATGCTCCAGGCGGCATGGGTGTACGCTGGGAATCTCACATCTACACTGGCTATACCGTACCACCGCATTACGATTCAATGATTGGTAAGTTGATCTGCTTCGGCGAGAACCGCGATGTGGCTATCTCTCGCATGAAGAATGCGCTGAGTGAGATGATCATCGACGGCATCAAAACCAATATCCCACTGCAATTGGAAATCATGAAAGATGAAAACTTCCAACACGGTGGCGCAAATATCCACTATCTAGAGAAGAAGCTTGGCTTGAGTTGA
- a CDS encoding YhdT family protein, producing the protein MQTLTQRFRQAHKETCWAIALAIGYFLWWYISAYHFSPQDSSLPTLYFGLPLWFLLACVLGPLIFTLACALMVKFVYKSIPLNVVMDGEQENDDE; encoded by the coding sequence ATGCAGACACTCACACAACGTTTTCGCCAAGCACACAAAGAAACGTGTTGGGCTATCGCCCTTGCAATCGGCTATTTTCTTTGGTGGTACATCTCCGCGTATCACTTTTCACCGCAAGATAGCAGCTTACCAACACTCTATTTTGGCCTGCCACTTTGGTTTCTCCTTGCCTGTGTCCTTGGTCCACTTATTTTCACTCTCGCATGCGCTTTGATGGTGAAATTCGTCTATAAGTCAATCCCTCTCAATGTCGTGATGGATGGAGAGCAGGAGAATGACGATGAATAA